The Gammaproteobacteria bacterium genome contains a region encoding:
- a CDS encoding aromatic ring-hydroxylating dioxygenase subunit alpha, translating to MFINFWYPAVESGKLEGAPLKRRMLGQDFVLWRDDDGQAHCLSNTCCHRGGSLAEGLVADSCVQCPYHGWRFNGEGQCVRVPSIGMKAKPPGRARVDSYPVMERYGLVFCFLGDLDESERPPLLEIPEWGQEGWQPTLQYFEWEVEYRRAVENGIDPAHNEFVHDTHGMKGEDENYKVSDLDIRETDWGTGFYNEVYAPPLPEKRMRESSRVTGNSTITVGTGHHGPASVWTHINPSPVMKIYQYLYRVPIDEVLTGLYMVTMRNFMQDEAHDETIMKRNEYVAFQDRDILLLLHPKLAPRTSAKDMLMPSDYAVGRYRQWLAEWEARGWLIDTEKVRKADRHTAFAIPSPGRRVKKGWVVDPIPLVPATSADAAKSDQAA from the coding sequence ATGTTCATCAACTTCTGGTATCCCGCGGTCGAGTCCGGGAAGCTGGAAGGAGCGCCGCTGAAGAGGCGGATGCTCGGCCAGGACTTCGTGCTGTGGCGCGACGACGACGGACAGGCCCACTGCCTCAGCAATACCTGCTGCCACCGGGGCGGCTCGCTCGCCGAAGGCCTGGTGGCCGACAGTTGCGTGCAATGTCCGTACCACGGCTGGCGCTTCAATGGCGAGGGGCAATGCGTGCGCGTGCCGTCCATCGGCATGAAGGCCAAGCCGCCCGGACGTGCGCGGGTGGACTCGTATCCGGTCATGGAACGCTACGGCCTGGTCTTCTGTTTCCTGGGGGACCTCGACGAATCCGAACGGCCGCCGCTCCTTGAAATCCCCGAGTGGGGCCAGGAAGGCTGGCAGCCCACGCTTCAGTACTTCGAATGGGAAGTCGAATACAGGCGCGCCGTGGAAAACGGCATCGACCCGGCGCACAACGAATTCGTCCACGACACCCACGGCATGAAGGGAGAGGACGAGAACTACAAGGTCAGCGATCTGGACATTCGGGAAACGGACTGGGGCACGGGTTTCTACAACGAGGTGTACGCGCCGCCGCTGCCGGAGAAGCGGATGCGCGAATCCTCAAGAGTGACCGGGAACAGCACCATCACCGTAGGCACGGGCCATCACGGGCCCGCTTCCGTGTGGACGCATATCAATCCCTCGCCGGTCATGAAGATCTATCAGTACCTGTACCGCGTGCCCATCGACGAGGTTCTTACGGGCTTGTACATGGTCACGATGCGCAACTTCATGCAGGACGAAGCGCACGACGAAACCATCATGAAGCGCAATGAGTACGTCGCGTTCCAGGATCGGGACATCCTTCTTCTCCTGCATCCGAAGTTGGCGCCGCGAACCAGCGCCAAAGACATGCTCATGCCGTCGGACTACGCGGTAGGCCGCTACCGCCAATGGCTCGCGGAATGGGAAGCGCGCGGCTGGCTCATCGACACGGAAAAGGTCCGCAAGGCCGACCGGCATACCGCTTTCGCCATCCCCAGCCCCGGCCGCCGCGTGAAAAAGGGCTGGGTGGTCGACCCCATCCCGCTGGTGCCCGCGACATCCGCGGACGCAGCAAAGAGCGACCAGGCCGCGTAG
- a CDS encoding MFS transporter — MQTRLGRLTRVEGTVPLSLRAGWGIGALGVALLFNTYATILLFYLTRVAGVAVLTAGTLLMIAKAYDFVTDLPMGIISDRTRSRFGRRRPWLLVGAFVCGGAFVMLFSTPAEWADFEKAAYVLAGLIVFNTGYTLFNVPHIAMPAEMSTNYDERTAIMSFRAVAIMIGTFTVIGVGPALAAQFGGGNEGYELVGWLFGVLALVAMIACFFGTAGARATEHVQPRESPWGQIRTAASNVHFLKLAAFKLLTLLATGVAAGSVLFFIVDILGHSQDVMLWYALGGNLIMPLLAAPLFWVPFSRKVGKHRALMLATFGFMVGALWWWFVPTDEPVWLLFVRALILSFFGMGKLLLGMSLLPDVQEYDYLKTGLRREGVFAGAYNMVEKFAFMGAPVVIGVILGMLGYQSTVDAEAIQQDPGALTGIRISIALVPSVCNLIAGIILLRWTLTREYLDELRAGHESA, encoded by the coding sequence ATGCAAACCAGGCTTGGCCGATTGACCCGGGTCGAGGGCACCGTTCCGCTTTCGCTGCGCGCGGGCTGGGGCATCGGCGCCCTGGGCGTGGCGCTGCTCTTCAATACCTACGCCACGATCCTCCTCTTTTACCTGACGCGGGTTGCCGGGGTCGCGGTCCTTACGGCCGGGACGCTCCTGATGATCGCCAAGGCGTACGATTTCGTGACCGACCTGCCGATGGGCATCATCAGCGACCGGACCAGGAGCCGCTTCGGTCGCCGCCGGCCCTGGCTGCTGGTGGGCGCCTTCGTGTGCGGCGGGGCATTCGTGATGCTGTTCAGCACCCCCGCCGAGTGGGCGGATTTCGAGAAGGCGGCTTATGTGCTGGCGGGACTGATCGTGTTCAACACCGGCTATACGCTGTTCAACGTTCCGCATATCGCGATGCCGGCGGAAATGTCCACCAACTACGATGAACGTACGGCCATCATGTCATTTCGCGCCGTGGCCATCATGATAGGAACCTTCACCGTGATCGGAGTCGGGCCTGCGCTGGCTGCGCAGTTCGGAGGCGGCAACGAAGGCTACGAACTGGTGGGCTGGCTGTTCGGCGTCCTGGCGCTGGTGGCGATGATTGCCTGTTTCTTCGGAACGGCCGGTGCGCGCGCAACCGAGCACGTACAGCCCCGGGAGAGCCCATGGGGGCAGATCCGCACGGCCGCGTCCAACGTGCACTTCCTGAAACTGGCGGCCTTCAAGCTGCTGACCCTGCTGGCCACCGGCGTGGCGGCGGGGAGCGTCCTGTTCTTTATCGTGGACATCCTGGGGCATTCCCAGGACGTCATGCTCTGGTACGCGCTCGGCGGCAACCTGATCATGCCGCTATTGGCGGCTCCGCTGTTCTGGGTGCCGTTCTCGCGCAAGGTGGGCAAACACCGCGCCCTGATGCTTGCTACGTTCGGCTTCATGGTGGGAGCGCTCTGGTGGTGGTTCGTCCCCACGGACGAACCCGTATGGCTGCTGTTCGTGAGGGCCCTGATTCTTTCGTTCTTCGGTATGGGCAAGTTGCTGCTGGGCATGTCGCTGCTGCCCGACGTGCAGGAATACGATTACCTGAAGACCGGCCTGCGGCGCGAGGGCGTGTTCGCCGGCGCATACAACATGGTGGAGAAGTTCGCGTTCATGGGGGCCCCCGTGGTCATCGGCGTAATTCTCGGGATGCTGGGTTACCAGTCCACCGTTGACGCCGAAGCGATTCAGCAGGATCCGGGTGCGCTCACCGGAATCCGTATCTCCATTGCCCTGGTTCCGTCGGTCTGCAACCTGATTGCCGGCATCATCCTGTTGCGCTGGACCCTGACCCGGGAATACCTGGACGAACTGCGCGCCGGGCACGAATCCGCGTAG